Proteins encoded within one genomic window of Sphingomonas sp. KRR8:
- a CDS encoding cation diffusion facilitator family transporter has protein sequence MRVTGAERAKLSTRAALASVAMAGFLLLAKSWAAIATDSTAMLGSLADTALDLVASLVTLAGVRIAAIPADHDHRFGHGKAEALVALAQVVLISVSAVGIAWRAVDRLIHHAPTENAELGVGVSVLAMAATVLLLTYQKRVIGRTGSIAIQTDNLHYKSDLFLNAAVIAALVLDQWLGLSGADALFGIGIALWLLWGAWSAAGESVNQLMDAEWPLAKREAFLAACAEYPELKGIHDVRTRTSGAHDFVQFHVWVPEEWTVREAHDRLDPIEEQLQARFPGIEMLMHLDPEGHIDREGLLPHHLTERR, from the coding sequence ATGAGGGTGACGGGCGCGGAGCGCGCGAAGTTGTCCACCCGGGCGGCGCTGGCGAGCGTGGCGATGGCAGGTTTCCTGCTGCTGGCGAAAAGCTGGGCGGCGATCGCGACCGACTCCACCGCCATGCTCGGCAGCCTGGCCGACACCGCGCTTGACCTGGTCGCAAGCCTGGTGACGCTGGCCGGCGTACGCATCGCCGCGATCCCGGCCGACCATGACCATCGGTTCGGTCACGGCAAGGCCGAGGCCCTTGTGGCCCTTGCCCAGGTCGTACTGATTTCCGTCAGTGCGGTCGGGATCGCCTGGCGCGCCGTCGACCGCCTGATCCACCACGCACCCACTGAGAATGCGGAGTTGGGGGTGGGCGTATCGGTGCTGGCGATGGCCGCGACCGTGCTTCTGCTGACCTACCAGAAGCGCGTGATCGGCCGGACCGGCTCAATCGCGATCCAGACCGACAACCTTCATTACAAGTCCGACCTGTTCCTCAACGCCGCGGTGATCGCGGCGCTGGTGCTCGATCAGTGGCTCGGCCTGTCGGGCGCCGACGCGCTGTTCGGGATCGGCATCGCTCTCTGGCTGCTGTGGGGCGCATGGTCGGCGGCTGGCGAAAGCGTCAATCAGCTGATGGACGCCGAATGGCCGCTCGCCAAGCGCGAAGCCTTTCTCGCCGCCTGCGCCGAATATCCGGAACTCAAGGGTATTCACGATGTCCGCACCCGCACCTCTGGCGCGCACGACTTCGTGCAATTCCACGTCTGGGTCCCGGAGGAATGGACCGTCCGTGAGGCGCACGATCGGCTCGACCCGATCGAGGAACAGTTGCAGGCCCGCTTCCCCGGCATCGAGATGCTGATGCACCTCGATCCGGAAGGGCATATCGACCGCGAGGGCCTGTTGCCCCACCATCTGACGGAACGCCGATGA
- a CDS encoding DUF1153 domain-containing protein translates to MLENQKFRPHQVIGPLGEPLTLDKLPPASTTRWVVRRKAEVVAAVAGGLLTVDEVCQRYGLSLEEFASWQRAVDRSGMPGLRVTRIQHYRSVYERQQRY, encoded by the coding sequence ATGCTAGAAAATCAGAAGTTCCGTCCGCATCAGGTGATCGGCCCGCTTGGCGAGCCGCTGACGCTGGACAAGCTTCCGCCCGCGAGCACCACCCGCTGGGTCGTGCGGCGTAAGGCCGAAGTCGTTGCCGCGGTTGCCGGGGGGCTGCTGACGGTCGACGAGGTATGCCAGCGCTATGGCCTCAGCCTTGAGGAGTTCGCCAGCTGGCAGCGCGCGGTGGACCGCAGTGGCATGCCTGGCCTGCGGGTCACGCGCATCCAGCACTATCGTTCGGTATACGAGCGACAGCAACGCTATTGA
- a CDS encoding efflux RND transporter periplasmic adaptor subunit — MNRETRLERSDTLVVVDRSRRNRNLAIGAFVAVAVLLAGYFLIGHSRKQSAAASSAAAGSAGKGGQVPTVTVVVPGRTQVARVISATGALAARRDQPVGAAGTGGRVTAVLVDAGSWVNAGQTLATVDRSVQTQTAAQLAAAVDSARASAALAQSNYDRAASLVNRGFISKAELESRRAARDQAQAQIRVAQAQLGATRAGIGLLDIRAPTSGLVLQRNLEVGQVIGAGSQGLFRIAKGGEMEMRAQVSQQDLAALKVGMPASVTPIGAQRSVSGTIWQVAPVIDPQSRLGEVRIAIPYSSDIRPGGFADARITSGATTAPILPQSAVLADEDGNYVYVVNAKNQVERRAVKIGNVSEVGVSVIDGLNGTETVVLSAGPFLNPGQKINPKRQAAR, encoded by the coding sequence ATGAATCGCGAGACTCGGCTCGAGCGTTCGGACACTCTGGTAGTAGTCGATCGCTCCCGGCGTAACCGCAATCTGGCGATCGGCGCCTTTGTCGCGGTGGCAGTGCTGCTGGCGGGCTATTTCCTGATAGGCCATTCGCGCAAGCAATCGGCCGCTGCCTCCTCCGCGGCGGCGGGCAGCGCCGGCAAGGGCGGGCAGGTTCCGACCGTGACTGTGGTCGTGCCCGGCCGCACGCAGGTCGCCAGGGTCATCTCGGCGACGGGAGCGCTGGCAGCCAGGCGCGACCAGCCGGTCGGCGCCGCAGGCACCGGCGGGCGTGTCACCGCGGTGCTGGTCGACGCCGGCAGCTGGGTCAACGCAGGCCAGACGCTGGCGACGGTGGATCGCTCGGTGCAGACCCAGACCGCCGCGCAGCTGGCCGCTGCGGTCGACTCGGCGCGTGCATCGGCCGCGCTCGCGCAATCCAACTACGACCGCGCCGCCTCGCTGGTGAATCGCGGCTTCATCTCCAAAGCGGAGCTCGAGAGCCGCCGAGCCGCGCGCGATCAGGCACAGGCCCAGATCCGCGTTGCACAGGCACAGCTCGGCGCGACCCGCGCCGGCATCGGACTGCTCGACATCCGGGCACCGACCAGCGGCCTCGTGCTCCAGCGCAACCTCGAGGTTGGACAGGTGATCGGCGCGGGCAGCCAGGGCCTGTTCCGAATCGCCAAGGGCGGTGAGATGGAAATGCGCGCGCAGGTCAGCCAGCAGGACTTGGCGGCGCTCAAGGTCGGCATGCCCGCGTCGGTCACTCCGATCGGTGCCCAGCGCAGCGTGTCCGGCACCATCTGGCAGGTTGCCCCCGTGATCGATCCGCAAAGCCGGCTCGGCGAAGTGCGGATCGCCATCCCCTACTCCTCCGACATCCGCCCAGGCGGCTTCGCGGACGCCCGGATCACCTCCGGCGCCACCACCGCGCCGATCCTTCCGCAGAGCGCGGTGCTGGCCGACGAGGACGGAAACTATGTCTACGTCGTCAACGCCAAGAACCAGGTCGAGCGCCGCGCGGTGAAGATCGGCAACGTCAGCGAAGTGGGCGTGAGCGTGATCGACGGCCTGAACGGCACGGAGACGGTGGTCCTCTCGGCCGGGCCGTTCCTGAACCCGGGCCAGAAGATCAATCCCAAGCGCCAGGCGGCGCGCTAA
- the pdxH gene encoding pyridoxamine 5'-phosphate oxidase, translating into MAEDPFQLFESWFAQAEASEPNDPDAMALATSTPNGRPSVRMVLMRLHGPQGFGFFTNLESRKGEEIAANRQAALCIHWKSLRKQVRAEGRLEQVSDADADAYFASRSRSSRIGAWASDQSRPLDSRATFLNRIEQEKARVGEGEVPRPPHWSGFRLVPERIEFWEDGEFRLHHRRLFTRRADGGWDEGLLYP; encoded by the coding sequence ATGGCCGAGGACCCCTTCCAACTGTTCGAAAGCTGGTTCGCGCAAGCGGAAGCAAGCGAGCCCAACGACCCCGACGCGATGGCGCTTGCGACCTCCACGCCCAACGGTCGGCCCTCCGTCCGGATGGTGCTGATGCGGCTGCATGGACCGCAGGGTTTCGGCTTCTTCACCAACCTTGAAAGCCGCAAGGGCGAAGAGATCGCCGCCAATCGGCAGGCGGCGCTCTGCATCCACTGGAAGTCGCTGCGCAAGCAGGTCCGTGCCGAAGGCCGGCTTGAGCAGGTCAGCGATGCCGATGCGGATGCTTATTTCGCCAGCCGCTCGCGCAGCAGTCGAATCGGCGCCTGGGCGAGTGACCAGTCCCGCCCACTCGACAGCCGCGCCACCTTCCTCAACCGGATCGAGCAGGAAAAGGCGCGGGTCGGCGAGGGGGAGGTTCCGCGTCCTCCCCACTGGTCGGGCTTCCGTCTGGTGCCTGAGCGCATCGAATTCTGGGAAGATGGCGAGTTCCGGCTGCACCATCGCCGCTTGTTCACCCGCCGCGCCGACGGCGGCTGGGACGAAGGCCTGCTCTATCCATGA
- the mnmA gene encoding tRNA 2-thiouridine(34) synthase MnmA: MNIDFALSKPASAARIVVAMSGGVDSSVVAGLAASTGAEVIGVTLQLYDHGEAVKRSGSCCAGQDIYDAAQVCEKLGIPHYVLDYESRFRTGVIDRFADEYAQGRTPVPCSLCNQGVKFTDLIAFARELGADCLATGHYVRRLVRSGQAELHRGADPRRDQSYFLYGTTREQLDFLRFPLGDLPKSAVREQATQLELAVAAKPDSQDICFVPDGDYAGLVKRLRPATDAPGEIVDLTGRVIGHHPGVIHFTVGQRRGIEIGGQAEPLYVIRIEPATRRLVVGPRRALAVQEVHIDQLNWLGEDQREISVKVRSLAPPVAATLIGDHIRFAKPEYGVAPGQAAVIYDGSRVLGGGWIMKTVAAPFEMASAA; the protein is encoded by the coding sequence ATGAACATCGATTTCGCCCTGTCAAAGCCCGCTTCCGCGGCTCGTATCGTCGTCGCCATGTCGGGCGGGGTCGACAGTTCGGTCGTGGCCGGGCTTGCCGCAAGCACCGGCGCCGAGGTGATCGGCGTGACACTCCAGCTCTACGATCATGGCGAGGCGGTGAAGCGCAGCGGCAGCTGCTGCGCGGGGCAGGACATCTATGATGCGGCACAAGTCTGCGAGAAGCTTGGCATCCCGCATTACGTGCTGGATTACGAAAGTCGTTTTCGGACGGGCGTCATTGACCGCTTCGCCGACGAATATGCGCAGGGTCGTACTCCCGTGCCCTGCTCGCTGTGCAACCAGGGCGTAAAGTTCACGGACCTGATCGCATTCGCGCGTGAACTGGGCGCAGACTGTCTAGCTACGGGACATTATGTGCGGCGGCTGGTTCGCAGCGGACAGGCCGAGCTGCACCGCGGTGCCGATCCTCGCCGCGACCAGAGCTATTTCCTATACGGCACCACGCGCGAACAACTGGACTTCCTTCGCTTCCCATTGGGTGACCTGCCCAAGTCCGCCGTTCGAGAGCAGGCCACGCAGTTGGAACTGGCGGTCGCGGCCAAGCCCGACAGTCAGGACATCTGCTTCGTGCCCGACGGCGACTATGCGGGGCTGGTCAAGCGGCTGCGCCCGGCGACGGACGCCCCGGGTGAGATCGTCGATTTGACGGGCCGAGTGATCGGGCATCATCCCGGAGTGATCCACTTCACCGTTGGTCAGCGGCGCGGGATCGAGATCGGTGGGCAGGCCGAACCGCTCTATGTGATCCGGATCGAACCCGCGACCCGTCGCTTGGTGGTCGGCCCTCGCCGAGCATTGGCGGTACAGGAAGTGCACATCGACCAGCTGAACTGGCTGGGCGAAGACCAGCGCGAGATCAGCGTGAAGGTCCGGTCTCTGGCGCCGCCAGTCGCCGCAACGTTGATTGGTGACCACATCCGCTTCGCCAAGCCGGAATATGGAGTTGCACCCGGCCAGGCCGCAGTCATCTACGACGGAAGTCGAGTGCTCGGCGGCGGGTGGATCATGAAGACGGTGGCAGCACCCTTCGAGATGGCCAGCGCGGCTTGA
- a CDS encoding GlsB/YeaQ/YmgE family stress response membrane protein → MIGDNGIIGTIVIGLLAGAIAKLLMPGKDPGGCLITILLGIAGALLAKFLGQILGLYQPGQNAGFIAAIVGAFIILFIYRMIVGRRRL, encoded by the coding sequence ATGATCGGAGACAATGGGATCATCGGGACGATCGTCATCGGCCTGCTGGCCGGCGCGATTGCGAAGCTGCTGATGCCGGGTAAGGATCCGGGTGGCTGCCTCATCACCATCCTGCTCGGCATTGCCGGCGCCCTGCTTGCCAAGTTCCTTGGCCAGATCCTTGGTCTTTATCAGCCCGGTCAGAATGCCGGTTTCATCGCCGCGATCGTCGGCGCTTTCATCATCCTCTTCATCTACCGGATGATCGTCGGCCGCCGCCGCCTCTGA
- a CDS encoding PhzF family phenazine biosynthesis protein gives MILPFFQVDAFAPTPLTGNPAAIMPLEEWLPDLLLQAIAAENNLSETAFTVPLDGKDADYHLRWFTPAVEVDMCGHATLAAGHVLLTGAQVRFQTRSGVLTVERDGEQLRLSLPTSRIEEAEAPDALSALGVSGTVHRGSGGNGAIIVTLEDELAVRAVRPDFAALRAIPSLVMVTAPGTDTDIASRVFAAYHGIDEDPVTGSAHAALVPYWAERLGRTRFSAAQVGPRGGLLDCELADDRVLLSGRCWTVVEGSFQI, from the coding sequence ATGATCCTTCCCTTCTTCCAGGTCGATGCTTTCGCGCCGACGCCGCTGACCGGCAATCCGGCGGCCATCATGCCGCTGGAGGAATGGCTGCCCGACCTGCTGCTGCAGGCGATCGCCGCCGAGAACAACCTCAGCGAAACCGCCTTCACCGTGCCGCTCGACGGCAAGGACGCCGACTATCATCTGCGCTGGTTCACGCCCGCCGTCGAAGTGGACATGTGCGGTCACGCAACGCTGGCCGCCGGGCATGTGCTGCTGACCGGCGCGCAGGTCCGCTTCCAGACGCGCTCGGGCGTACTGACGGTTGAACGCGATGGTGAGCAGCTGCGCCTGAGCCTGCCGACATCCCGGATCGAAGAGGCGGAGGCTCCTGACGCCTTGAGCGCCCTTGGCGTGTCCGGGACCGTTCACCGAGGCAGCGGCGGGAATGGCGCCATCATCGTCACCCTGGAAGATGAGCTCGCCGTGCGGGCGGTTCGACCCGATTTCGCCGCACTTCGCGCCATTCCGTCGCTGGTCATGGTGACCGCACCGGGCACGGACACCGACATCGCGAGCCGCGTGTTTGCTGCCTATCACGGGATCGACGAAGACCCGGTCACCGGCTCGGCCCATGCGGCCCTGGTGCCTTACTGGGCCGAACGGCTTGGACGGACACGCTTCAGCGCGGCGCAGGTCGGGCCGCGCGGCGGGCTGCTCGATTGCGAACTGGCCGATGACCGCGTGCTGCTATCGGGCCGCTGCTGGACGGTGGTCGAGGGCAGCTTCCAGATCTAG
- a CDS encoding GlsB/YeaQ/YmgE family stress response membrane protein, translating into MGFIIWLVVGGICGWLASIVMRTDGQQGILLNVIVGIIGAAIAGFLLGGGASLNNGITLQSFLYSLLGAIVLLAIVNLVRRGSVR; encoded by the coding sequence ATGGGTTTTATTATCTGGCTCGTGGTCGGCGGCATTTGCGGTTGGCTTGCTAGCATTGTCATGCGCACCGACGGTCAGCAGGGCATCCTGCTTAACGTGATCGTCGGCATTATCGGTGCGGCAATTGCCGGCTTCCTGCTCGGCGGTGGCGCCAGCCTGAACAATGGCATCACGCTGCAGAGCTTCCTCTACTCCCTGCTGGGCGCCATCGTCCTGCTCGCGATCGTGAACCTGGTTCGTCGCGGTAGCGTTCGCTAA
- a CDS encoding efflux RND transporter permease subunit, which translates to MSFRNISAWCIRNPVPPIVLFIALLLTGIYAFATMEVTDNPDIDFPAATVTISQPGAAPSELVNQVTQKVEAAVRGVEGIDEINSDVREGTSNTFVQFKIGTPTDRAVNDVRDAIAQIRGDLPEGILEPQINRVKVNGDSFVYIAAQTTDMSLADLSWYIDGKVSRRLLSQDGVAQVTREGGVDRQIRIVLDPASLQSQGITAAQVNAQLRTLNLNAAGGRAQIAGSEQTVRVLGNSQTAQELSQKQIALPGGRFIRLGDIAQVQDAAAEARSAAQYGGRPVVSFNVARAKGASDVTAYDNTWKELHKIEKEDPRVHFLEIDNSVDRTKLQYSSAIDGLVEGAVLAVLVVFLFLRDIRATLISALAIPLSAIPAFWFMDLMSINLNGLSLLALSLVAGVLVDDAIVEIENIVRHMRMGKSAYQASIDAADEIGLAVLATTMSIVAVFLPVALMPGISGQFFRNFGYTVVLAVLMSLLVARMITPLIAAYFLKSHGVQEHAGGKSMMRYLAALRWTIDSSKVAEAQARANSWLGRRLARLRDHRIWMVGAGFLILASTGVGIATLSMAFQPDQDQESSSVRIQMPPGTTLEQTMRVADEAAAIIKRNPNVENVFMRSFTGSAFVNVLYKKNRTKKSFQIEREINPQLAQIPDARVNFNSNDGGPGSGGRALSLYLGGDDPQQLNHVANQIAAEMSKLPEVVAPRVQGDNVRPELIIKPRFDLAADLGVSTSALAQTIRIATIGDIDQNSARFSLSDRQVPIIVSLAQSERKDIATLENLPVPTSNGGSVPLKSVAEISFSSGPVVVNRTNQVQRIVVGADLAPGLVSGDAWKKIDQLPTLKNLPEGVQRLQLGSQKWQAELVMNFILAVLAGVALVFAVLVLLYRRFLVPFVNLGSLVLAPLGAVIALHIAGQPLSLPVFIGLLMLLGIVAKNSILLVDFAVEMMNHGMHKDEAIVEAGHKRAQPIVMTTVAMVAGMIPIALSLSGDGSWRAPMGVTVIGGLIMSTGLTLLLVPAYFSLAIDIEQWIGRKFGKGLRATAHAVHEEVPEQRAPGFGGGEPQPAE; encoded by the coding sequence ATGAGTTTCCGCAACATCTCCGCCTGGTGCATCCGCAACCCGGTGCCGCCGATCGTCCTCTTCATCGCGCTGCTGCTGACCGGCATCTACGCCTTCGCGACGATGGAAGTGACGGACAATCCGGACATCGATTTTCCGGCCGCTACCGTCACCATCTCGCAGCCGGGCGCGGCGCCGTCCGAACTGGTCAACCAGGTCACCCAGAAGGTCGAGGCGGCGGTGCGCGGCGTCGAGGGAATCGACGAGATCAACTCGGACGTGCGCGAAGGCACCAGCAACACCTTCGTTCAGTTCAAGATCGGCACCCCCACCGACCGGGCGGTGAATGACGTCCGCGACGCGATCGCGCAGATCCGTGGCGACCTGCCCGAGGGGATCCTCGAGCCGCAGATCAACCGGGTGAAGGTGAACGGCGACAGCTTCGTCTACATCGCCGCCCAGACCACCGACATGAGCCTGGCGGACCTCAGCTGGTACATCGACGGCAAGGTATCGCGCCGGCTGCTCAGCCAGGATGGTGTTGCGCAGGTCACCCGCGAAGGCGGCGTCGACCGCCAGATCCGTATCGTCCTCGACCCGGCATCGTTGCAGTCGCAGGGCATCACCGCCGCGCAGGTCAATGCGCAGCTGCGCACCCTCAACCTCAACGCCGCCGGCGGCCGCGCCCAGATCGCCGGGTCAGAGCAGACCGTGCGCGTGCTCGGCAACTCGCAAACCGCGCAGGAGCTGTCGCAGAAGCAGATTGCGCTGCCCGGTGGACGCTTCATTCGCCTGGGTGACATTGCCCAGGTCCAGGACGCAGCGGCCGAGGCTCGCTCGGCGGCGCAATATGGTGGCCGCCCGGTGGTCAGTTTCAACGTCGCCCGGGCAAAGGGTGCGTCCGACGTGACCGCCTACGACAATACCTGGAAGGAACTGCACAAGATCGAGAAGGAGGACCCGCGGGTCCACTTCCTGGAGATCGACAACAGCGTCGACCGCACCAAGCTGCAGTATAGCAGCGCGATCGACGGCCTGGTCGAGGGTGCGGTCCTCGCGGTGCTGGTCGTGTTCCTGTTCCTTCGCGACATTCGCGCCACCCTGATCAGCGCGCTCGCCATTCCGCTGTCGGCCATCCCCGCCTTCTGGTTCATGGACCTGATGTCCATCAACCTGAACGGGCTGTCGCTGCTGGCGCTCAGCCTGGTTGCCGGCGTCCTAGTGGACGACGCGATCGTCGAGATCGAGAACATCGTTCGCCACATGCGGATGGGCAAGTCCGCCTATCAGGCGTCGATCGACGCGGCCGACGAGATCGGGCTGGCGGTGCTTGCCACTACCATGTCGATCGTCGCCGTCTTCCTGCCGGTCGCGCTCATGCCGGGCATCTCGGGCCAGTTCTTCCGCAACTTCGGGTACACCGTCGTTCTCGCGGTGCTGATGAGCCTGCTCGTTGCCCGGATGATCACGCCGCTGATCGCCGCTTATTTCCTCAAGAGCCACGGCGTGCAGGAGCATGCCGGCGGCAAGTCGATGATGCGCTACCTCGCAGCGCTTCGATGGACCATCGACAGCAGCAAGGTCGCCGAGGCCCAGGCCCGCGCCAATAGCTGGCTCGGCCGGCGGCTGGCGCGGCTTCGCGATCACCGGATCTGGATGGTTGGAGCAGGCTTCCTGATCCTCGCCTCGACCGGCGTGGGTATCGCGACGCTGTCCATGGCCTTCCAGCCGGATCAGGATCAGGAATCCAGCAGCGTCCGGATCCAGATGCCGCCGGGAACCACGCTCGAACAGACCATGCGCGTGGCTGATGAGGCAGCAGCGATCATCAAGCGCAATCCGAACGTCGAGAACGTGTTCATGCGCAGCTTCACCGGCTCCGCCTTCGTGAACGTGCTCTACAAGAAGAACCGGACCAAGAAGAGCTTCCAGATCGAGCGCGAGATCAATCCGCAGCTGGCGCAGATTCCGGACGCGAGGGTGAACTTCAACAGCAACGATGGCGGCCCCGGAAGCGGCGGACGCGCCCTCAGCCTGTATCTGGGCGGCGACGATCCGCAACAGCTCAACCACGTCGCCAATCAGATCGCAGCCGAGATGTCGAAACTGCCCGAGGTCGTGGCGCCCCGCGTGCAGGGCGACAATGTTCGCCCCGAGCTGATCATCAAGCCGCGCTTCGACCTGGCCGCAGATCTTGGTGTCAGCACGTCGGCCCTGGCGCAGACGATCCGCATCGCCACGATCGGTGACATCGACCAGAACAGCGCGCGCTTCTCGCTGTCTGATCGCCAGGTGCCGATCATCGTCAGCCTGGCCCAGTCAGAGCGTAAGGACATCGCCACCCTGGAGAACCTGCCGGTTCCGACGTCGAACGGCGGATCGGTGCCGCTCAAGTCGGTGGCCGAGATCAGCTTCAGTTCGGGACCGGTGGTGGTCAACCGTACCAACCAGGTGCAGCGGATCGTGGTCGGCGCCGATCTCGCACCCGGCCTGGTGTCCGGCGACGCATGGAAGAAGATCGACCAGCTCCCGACCCTCAAGAACCTGCCCGAGGGCGTTCAGCGCCTGCAGCTGGGATCGCAGAAGTGGCAGGCCGAACTGGTCATGAACTTCATCCTGGCGGTGCTGGCGGGCGTAGCCCTGGTGTTCGCGGTGCTGGTGCTCCTCTACCGGCGCTTCCTGGTTCCGTTCGTGAACCTGGGTTCGCTGGTCCTGGCGCCACTTGGGGCAGTGATCGCGCTGCACATCGCGGGGCAGCCCTTGAGCCTTCCCGTATTCATCGGTCTTCTGATGCTGCTCGGCATCGTCGCCAAGAACTCGATCCTGCTGGTCGATTTCGCGGTGGAGATGATGAACCACGGCATGCACAAGGACGAGGCGATCGTGGAGGCGGGCCACAAGCGCGCCCAGCCGATCGTGATGACCACGGTGGCAATGGTGGCCGGCATGATCCCGATCGCCTTGAGCCTCAGCGGTGATGGAAGCTGGCGCGCGCCGATGGGCGTCACCGTTATCGGCGGCCTGATCATGTCGACCGGGCTCACCCTGCTGCTGGTCCCCGCCTACTTCAGCCTGGCGATCGACATCGAGCAGTGGATCGGGCGTAAGTTCGGCAAGGGCCTTCGTGCCACCGCTCACGCCGTGCATGAGGAAGTGCCGGAGCAGCGTGCCCCCGGCTTCGGCGGGGGCGAACCGCAACCCGCGGAGTGA
- a CDS encoding NUDIX domain-containing protein: MAERSSRRSLHSAGVLLYRSGPPLEVLLVKPGGPYWRRKQTGAWMIPKGMIEPGESALEAALREFCEETGMTISGMPRPLCTVRQAGGKLVEAFTVEGDFDPARLTSIEFEMEWPPRSGRRERFPEVIEARWFTLEEARECMLKSQLPIIDALDVSSPS; encoded by the coding sequence ATGGCTGAGCGCTCTTCCCGCCGATCGCTGCACAGCGCGGGGGTGTTGCTCTACCGATCCGGGCCGCCGCTCGAGGTGCTGCTGGTCAAGCCTGGCGGACCTTATTGGCGGCGCAAGCAGACCGGGGCGTGGATGATCCCCAAGGGGATGATCGAACCTGGCGAGAGTGCGCTTGAGGCTGCACTGCGCGAATTCTGCGAGGAAACCGGGATGACGATCAGCGGCATGCCAAGGCCCCTGTGCACGGTTCGCCAGGCCGGCGGAAAGCTGGTCGAGGCTTTCACGGTTGAGGGCGACTTCGATCCGGCGCGGCTCACGAGCATCGAGTTCGAGATGGAATGGCCGCCGCGCTCAGGCCGGCGGGAGCGCTTTCCCGAAGTGATCGAAGCGCGCTGGTTCACGCTGGAGGAGGCGCGCGAGTGCATGCTCAAGAGCCAGCTGCCGATCATCGACGCGCTGGACGTTTCTTCGCCCAGCTAG
- a CDS encoding SIMPL domain-containing protein (The SIMPL domain is named for its presence in mouse protein SIMPL (signalling molecule that associates with mouse pelle-like kinase). Bacterial member BP26, from Brucella, was shown to assemble into a channel-like structure, while YggE from E. coli has been associated with resistance to oxidative stress.) produces the protein MKYAWFIGLALSSAALPLAAEAQPLATVATTGGTRLDIAATGEVSRVPDVAIIATGVVTRSANAVDALSQNAARIERVRAALRRAGVAERDIQTSSVSLNPDYVYADGQPPRLTGYQATNQLSIRFRDIRASGRIIDALVAEGANQVSGPTLTIDKPEAALDEARTKALAVGRARAELYARTLGMQVVRLVSVSEGGSPSQGPIPMAAMRAERSSDTAIVPGEQQLSVTLQMSFELR, from the coding sequence ATGAAGTACGCCTGGTTTATCGGTCTGGCCCTGAGTTCAGCCGCCTTGCCACTCGCCGCCGAGGCGCAGCCGCTGGCCACTGTTGCAACCACCGGTGGAACACGCCTCGACATCGCCGCCACGGGCGAAGTCTCGCGAGTGCCCGACGTGGCGATCATTGCGACGGGCGTCGTGACCCGCTCGGCCAATGCCGTCGACGCGCTGTCGCAGAATGCGGCACGGATTGAGCGGGTTCGGGCCGCCCTGCGCCGCGCCGGAGTGGCGGAGCGCGACATTCAGACCAGTTCCGTCAGTCTCAATCCTGATTACGTCTATGCGGACGGTCAGCCACCGCGGCTTACGGGGTACCAGGCCACCAACCAGCTCAGCATCCGCTTCCGGGACATCCGCGCATCCGGTCGGATCATCGACGCCCTGGTCGCGGAAGGGGCGAACCAGGTCAGTGGCCCGACGCTGACCATCGACAAGCCCGAAGCCGCGCTCGACGAAGCGCGGACGAAAGCTCTTGCGGTGGGCCGCGCGCGCGCGGAACTCTACGCCCGAACGCTCGGGATGCAGGTGGTGCGGCTGGTGTCGGTGAGCGAGGGCGGTTCACCCTCGCAAGGTCCGATCCCGATGGCAGCGATGCGGGCCGAACGCTCATCCGATACGGCGATCGTCCCTGGCGAACAGCAGCTTTCGGTCACGCTGCAGATGAGTTTTGAGCTACGCTAG